Within Hyla sarda isolate aHylSar1 chromosome 7, aHylSar1.hap1, whole genome shotgun sequence, the genomic segment attaaaatggtgttcCCCTAACCAAACCGGTGCTGCTCTAATCACATGCAAAACCATAGGGAAAATAATTGTCTTTATCAGAGTAATTCTTTCAGCCATATTCATACGCAACTTTTTCCATATTTGAATTTTGTTTcttactttctgtctcaatggGGTAATATTCAACTGGgcaaactcttctatatttctCGAAATCTTAATTCCTAGGTATTTCAGGGCCTCGTTTTCCTGCAAAACATGTATCACTCCCCTGGCTATCACCTGACAACATTAATAATCCTGATTTATTCCAGTTTATCTGAAAGCCAGAATATTTACCAAAATCCTTTATCAAATCAATAATGCTAACAAGCTTTCTTGCTGGATCTGTGACAAACAATACAACATCGTCTGCATaaagcagtattttctcctcctctccctcgacaCCAAACCCATCAAACAAGCTGGAAGATCTAATCAACTGCGCGAGTGGTTCaatgaagagggagaagaggagcggtgatagggggcatccctgcctagtGCCTCTCTGCAgcgtcactacctcccgggaaataatattattaatattaactttGGCTTTGGGGGATCTATATAGGGCCCTAAGCCCATGTAAGAAGCCTTCTCCAagattcatatgttctattattttaaagaggaagccccactccaccctgtcaaacgctttttgagcgtcaagagacaggatggagtgggagccCCCCTCACCCCTTGCCTGCATATTAAGAAAAACTCTTCTAATATTATTATAGATATTTCTTCCCTGCATAAATCCTTTCTGTTCCTTCCCTATTAGCTTATCCATCACTCGTTGCAAGCGCCTTAAATGGCACATGTAAACACAGCCTTTGAACAAGAGCTATGACCACTTGTGCACCtattaataaattcaaattaattaATATAAACTAAATATTATGAACCTCTTCCGAATTCATTCTGTAACAGTGCAGAAGCTATGTATTTGGTACTGCAAAAGTTATATGCAGCCAGCCACTGAAGCCAACCCTTGATATAATTTTGATGAGTTACATACAGGGTGTGACAGATACTTCAAATTAGCCAAAAAcctctataaaaaaaaggacCGTGCCACATTGCTGCAGAACTGAGGTAGTAAGTTGCCCTTTTTTACAGTATTttcgattaaaggagtactctgggttaGGGAAACTTACAGtataccctatcctaaggatacggCGACTGGCTCTCATGAATGtgctgaccaccgcacgaagctgttgctgacacaccccctccatgtatctctattggagagccggagatacccaagtacaacgctcctcctgctctcccatagagatgaaaggAAGGGATGTGTTGGCCACCGCTTCCTGTGGTGGTTGACACAGTTCTTTACATTCAAAGAGCTGGTGCTTCGTTTTTGGCAACTtgtattttttattggaaaaacatttttaacaccattttgccatttttgtttttagaaGCAGTGACATAACAAAGAAAGGCACATCTGAATACAAGATAAGAAAATATATTGTTCTAAAGCCATGTTTTTTCAACAAAAGTTTGCAGTTATGTACAAGGAAGGTCTACTCCTACCTGGTAATGTGGGAGTGTGGTCGTACTCCATCATAATGACCTTATACTGATCTTTATGGCGTTCtaaatactcccactcctccatggagaaacagACAGTTACATCCTGGAATCTTacaggaacctgacacacacaaGGATAGAAACTCAGTTTAGAAAAAAATTTCTTATCTTATGACAACATTATTTATATTCATAGATACTTTTTCCAATTACTGGATATTGCTAGTCCAGTCTATGTTTTTTCCATTTAATTCAAAATATTACACTTATATTTGTCATCTACATAATGATGTACTTTGATCAGTGTTCTGCAAAGTTCAACCTCCTCCACCTTCCCAAAGTGAGAGCATTGAAACTGCTTTTCTCCTCAtagtgatagggatgacccttatgtttctgatgactgatcaatatattaatactaatatgccattgctgatggaaaaatatatttgttacctacCCCTTAACCCATAAACCAGCTTGCAATCTGCTCGTGACTATGATGGAGGCCTTGCCATGATGCCGGCACGACCGAGATAAGGAGTGAAAGACAAAAAATCATATGGacagagaactctggaatttccTGGTAGaggaacttctgccaagaaattaatggatgcaagatatgctaatatatacggacgcAATAATCAAAcaacaaataaaaatgtaacatgctgattttgacatcataactaaacctcctcttttgtcaaatgtaaaaaccaaatgtacttcctggattaaacagaactcctttGGGGCAGCTCCGAGTATGCTGAGAAAGGAGATATCATACCAACCTCCTGTCTGGTGTATATTCACTGTGTCGACACTTAGCAGTATAtaacagcacagtcaatcacatttcaAAGCCTCTCCTCGAGCCATCCTTGACAATAGTACAACCACACATTGTCCGTGGTCAATGCAGAAGGAGACACCACCAGAGAACTGGAGCATAATACCGGGACACTAAGGGAGCGGCGGCAGGTATCTCCTTGTTTTTAGGAAAAGACATGTCAATCAAGTATATCCAAGAAGAAAAACGCCAGGGAAGATCTGTTCATTTCTCCATGAGCATGTTTAGTTTTAAACATATAATTTCTTTAaaactatacttaaaggggtactccgcccctagacatgtctgatcgcgggggtcccgctgtggggacccccgcgatctcggctgcagcaccccctgtcatctgatgCACGaaacaaagttcgctccatgccgaatgactggccatgcggggcggaggctcatgacgtctcaGTTaagccctgctcgtgacgtcatggccatgccccctcaatgcaagtctattggagggggtgtgatggacgtcacggcattgagggggcgtggtcatgatgtcacgagcctctggcgctctaaacgaatgccgggtgcagtagtgagattgcgggggtccgttggttaggggataagatgtctaggggcggagtacccctttaacactaaagTATTGCAACATTTAAATCATCATGGGCACCATGATGAACAtgctgacaggttcactttaccacAAAGCAACACTCATCAGCCTGTCACTTCCCCGAGTGttgctatataatgtcccagcattgccagcagtgctcacctctcctgtcagcagctcagtgatctTGTTGGTAAGTTTCAGgatattttgatagttttttcCCTCCTGTATCAGTGAGTGAGGTAAAGGACCTGGGACAGGACCCTGGTTCCTGCTGATCCATTCTTCAACTTCTTCTGTTATTTTCTTTACTACGATGTAATCCTGAGCATAGAGATACATTTATACATCTCGCATTGTTTTCTCTTCCAGTAATGTCCTTTATTACAAGACATGACATGTAACATGATTTCCAGAATCtctctcacctctccggtcagcaggtagatgatctgtagggtgaggtttaatATTCTCTCAGCCATATGTTTACTGTCCTTGTCCATACTTAGTAGGTCATTCAAGAAAAAATAGGATCAACATCGGGAAGGGGGCACGTCGACCCCCcgcacggttcctaaaatggacagaggtgtcagcagagagcactgtggtcaggcagaaaggaaattcaaaatgaaaagaactttctgtggattatcacagcagctgataagtactggaaggatgaagattttttaatttacaaatctgtttaactttctggcaccaggagaGGTACTGCTGGAAATGCCGCttccctatagcaaccaatcagatcgcttctttcatttttaacaaggcctctgcaaaatgaaagaagcgatctgatttgctgctatgggcaactgggtaacgtttcctctggacaggttgtgataaatctcccccattatctttacaTTCAGTTTAAACAAATCTGATTTGTTTGTCATGAAAAGTATTTGtttcacatcactgtgtacacaccTACATTATATagctaaaaaaaatattctataaTA encodes:
- the LOC130282837 gene encoding oocyte zinc finger protein XlCOF7.1-like isoform X3, with the protein product MDKDSKHMAERILNLTLQIIYLLTGEDYIVVKKITEEVEEWISRNQGPVPGPLPHSLIQEGKNYQNILKLTNKITELLTGEVPVRFQDVTVCFSMEEWEYLERHKDQYKVIMMEYDHTPTLPVEFFKNHQNEGPPERCPSPLYVKEYLGGNENVPQEYQVTNLRDIQPEDLSKEQETYSGESRPDGCTTNVMEHLLLSPVYQQRSVYKSF